Proteins encoded together in one Candidatus Poribacteria bacterium window:
- a CDS encoding BamA/TamA family outer membrane protein, whose protein sequence is MRHFTLLFLSLLILGIATNAQPQSGRVPFDYPNEPFVEFRFDVDRSMIALVMESMTADAASLFNTLTRLHLRAYKARHFDKMLGHYGTNLKIRGWSALETNENYHLFTLTQSETVIGVFIIVKSVKTVYQHSGDTGGRALYLVNIDGRFAPEQVSELVGNLNQVGVDIPELSIFGAQSNTASTSTLLRMPEGDPIHEMQIQANQTAIEPQIRTVLEEGPDEIVAATATLRSKLPAIQTLTVQIDIEDNKRIATIIVTVGPDSEGLPTTSITHTDETPRAQTSPTRFRTSEGKPIHEVRIRGNQTISEADIQSGLENGPEDIVKAIAYVPLPDFNRVVVEIEGDDTRRIATIIVIEQPDTKGLRRPSITGLWTAAGDPIHAVRIQGNQKISEAEIQDVLENGPDEIEKAIDNLRDALPYFSRISLQFENDGRRRVAIITVVERRLSSDYYFHGIPLVRFNRVTGWLLGAHLEAGKRRQIGPLWMSNIPNAVRAYLPKLFGEVGYGFGNQDLNYRVGGDMIWGQPDLSSIGVSAQIHRATTAVAPELFPHYGGVSDAFWALGFHNYYLSKGIETSFRWEPVIPTHSLRLTMRAESHQSIEKTTDWQFGNWGSDSEAEENPPITPGQMRSVTLIYNLNTRQNIGAHTTPQISSTGVVVPLQNSNLGWHNTLFIEHSNPAVGSDFDFTRFQLQLRYAVSRGDHLIRTRLVLGAATSALPIQRQFIIGGRGTLSGYPLYAFAGDHVSLLNLEYFYRLPIPNPNGWEWLNHLKTLVVLFLDQGQVWNMSDKPYRFDPKTSVGIGLQFGQESPFRFNLSKPLESERGVKFDLMWYSSF, encoded by the coding sequence ATGAGACACTTCACGCTTCTCTTCCTCTCACTCCTCATACTTGGTATCGCGACGAACGCACAGCCACAAAGTGGTCGTGTCCCCTTCGATTATCCCAATGAGCCTTTTGTCGAGTTTCGATTTGATGTGGACCGCAGTATGATTGCGCTAGTCATGGAAAGCATGACCGCCGATGCTGCCTCGCTATTTAACACGCTGACTCGCCTACACCTCCGCGCCTACAAGGCTCGTCATTTTGACAAGATGCTTGGCCATTACGGGACGAACTTGAAAATACGAGGGTGGAGTGCGCTAGAAACAAACGAAAACTATCACCTATTTACCCTCACGCAAAGCGAAACCGTTATCGGTGTCTTTATAATTGTCAAAAGCGTCAAGACGGTGTATCAGCACAGTGGAGACACGGGCGGGAGGGCGCTGTATCTGGTAAATATAGACGGTCGGTTCGCGCCAGAACAGGTTAGCGAACTCGTGGGTAATCTAAATCAAGTTGGCGTTGACATACCTGAACTGAGCATATTCGGTGCACAGAGCAATACCGCATCCACTTCAACCCTGCTTAGGATGCCCGAAGGCGACCCGATTCATGAGATGCAAATTCAAGCCAATCAGACAGCCATTGAACCACAAATTAGAACAGTGCTTGAGGAAGGTCCAGATGAAATCGTCGCGGCCACCGCAACCTTGCGTAGCAAACTCCCGGCTATTCAGACCCTAACAGTCCAAATTGATATAGAAGATAACAAACGCATCGCAACAATTATTGTCACAGTGGGACCGGATTCGGAAGGTTTACCAACCACGTCAATAACACATACCGATGAAACCCCACGGGCACAAACCTCACCGACGCGGTTTCGGACTTCTGAGGGTAAACCAATTCACGAAGTCCGGATTCGAGGCAACCAAACAATCAGTGAAGCGGATATTCAAAGTGGTCTTGAAAACGGACCCGAGGATATCGTAAAAGCGATTGCCTACGTACCCTTGCCCGATTTTAATCGGGTCGTCGTAGAAATTGAGGGCGACGATACGAGACGTATCGCAACGATCATCGTCATAGAACAACCCGATACGAAGGGGTTACGCCGCCCCTCAATTACGGGGCTTTGGACCGCCGCTGGCGACCCAATACACGCAGTCCGTATTCAAGGCAATCAGAAAATCAGTGAGGCTGAGATTCAAGATGTTCTTGAAAACGGACCTGACGAAATCGAAAAAGCGATTGACAATTTGAGAGACGCACTGCCCTATTTTAGTCGGATTTCCCTACAGTTTGAGAATGACGGTAGGAGACGTGTTGCAATAATTACTGTTGTGGAAAGAAGGCTCTCGTCGGATTATTATTTCCATGGGATTCCACTCGTTCGGTTTAATCGTGTTACCGGTTGGCTGCTTGGTGCTCACCTTGAAGCAGGAAAACGGAGGCAGATAGGTCCACTCTGGATGTCGAACATCCCCAATGCTGTTAGAGCGTATCTACCAAAACTCTTTGGCGAGGTCGGCTATGGGTTTGGTAATCAGGATCTCAATTACCGGGTAGGCGGAGATATGATATGGGGTCAACCCGACCTATCAAGTATAGGCGTCTCCGCTCAAATCCATCGCGCTACAACTGCCGTTGCTCCTGAACTCTTCCCACACTATGGCGGTGTGTCAGATGCTTTCTGGGCGCTCGGATTTCATAACTACTATCTGAGCAAAGGTATCGAAACGTCGTTTCGATGGGAGCCGGTAATCCCAACGCATTCGCTCAGATTGACGATGCGTGCCGAGTCACATCAAAGCATAGAAAAAACTACAGATTGGCAATTCGGAAACTGGGGTTCAGACTCGGAGGCGGAAGAAAATCCTCCGATAACCCCTGGCCAAATGCGGAGTGTGACACTGATATATAATTTAAACACCCGGCAAAACATTGGCGCGCACACTACCCCACAAATATCTTCGACAGGAGTCGTTGTACCTTTGCAAAACAGTAACCTTGGCTGGCACAATACCCTGTTCATTGAACATAGTAACCCCGCTGTCGGTTCCGATTTCGATTTTACACGATTTCAGTTACAACTGCGATATGCCGTTTCAAGAGGGGATCATCTTATCCGTACACGGTTAGTGTTGGGGGCTGCCACAAGTGCACTGCCGATTCAACGCCAATTTATTATTGGGGGCAGGGGAACGCTTAGTGGTTATCCGCTGTATGCGTTTGCAGGCGATCACGTCTCCCTACTCAATTTGGAATATTTCTACCGTCTGCCCATACCCAATCCAAACGGCTGGGAGTGGTTAAACCACCTGAAGACGCTTGTCGTACTGTTTCTTGATCAAGGACAGGTCTGGAACATGTCTGACAAGCCGTACCGCTTTGACCCGAAAACAAGTGTCGGTATAGGACTACAGTTTGGGCAGGAGTCTCCTTTCAGATTTAACTTGTCCAAACCCTTGGAATCCGAGCGGGGAGTTAAATTCGATCTGATGTGGTATTCCAGTTTTTGA